In Balneolaceae bacterium, the genomic window CGATGAATCAATATCTGAAGGAGAAAAATAAAGGCAAGCAGATTGTAAAAATTAACCGGAGACCCTCGTATTCAATTTCCACATACGCCGATAAACATAACTACGATCTGATTGTAATTGGATCAAAAGGGAAAGACGAAACCAGCATGATTCGGGGAGGGACCACAGAACGAGTTATCCGGCGATCCAAAGTTCCCGTTTTTTCCGTTGATGATCGATTTGACAAAAATAAAGTGAAAAATATTTTGATGCCTACGGATTCATCAAGTATGTCTCTTGTAGCATTTCCTCTGGCAGTAGCTATTTCAGATGCCTATGGGGCAACCCTTTCGCTGATGCATGTCGTTGAACTCTATGGAAGTATATCAGAAGATCTGCCTAAGAGTCCAAATAAAGGCGAGCTTGTATCTATTTACGAAGGAATAATCGAGCGTATTAACCGGTATCTTTCTGAGAAAGGCTTTGAAAACATTCATGTTCAGCGAACCGGGGTAACCTATGAAGATGAAGTGATTATAACTGATGGTGAAGACAGCCGTTCTATTCCTCTATTAACAAAAATTGGGAAGGGTATTTCTGCACATTACGAAATTGAAGCGTATGCTTCAGAAGAAGCAGATATTGTAGTGATGGCAACACATGGCCACAGTGGTTTTGCACATTTAATTCTTGGTTCAACAGCAGAGAAGGTTGCCCAATATGTAAAGAAACCGGTGATTACGATCCGGCCGGATGAAGAGGAATTTGAGGATTGATTGTCTTTATTAATCTTTCTTTGAAGGAGGAAGTAACGTTTTTAAAAGTGCTTACAGAAATGTTCAATAAATTTTTTATTGAACGATATTATTGAACATTTGTCTTCAAAAAACCTCTTTC contains:
- a CDS encoding universal stress protein — translated: MLTFKKILVPTDFSAGSERAYSVAQNLADTFGGTIDFLHVVPTLTYLNESIKRLGLPLDMNKDIYPKIIDESELKVEKAMNQYLKEKNKGKQIVKINRRPSYSISTYADKHNYDLIVIGSKGKDETSMIRGGTTERVIRRSKVPVFSVDDRFDKNKVKNILMPTDSSSMSLVAFPLAVAISDAYGATLSLMHVVELYGSISEDLPKSPNKGELVSIYEGIIERINRYLSEKGFENIHVQRTGVTYEDEVIITDGEDSRSIPLLTKIGKGISAHYEIEAYASEEADIVVMATHGHSGFAHLILGSTAEKVAQYVKKPVITIRPDEEEFED